One Oryza glaberrima chromosome 11, OglaRS2, whole genome shotgun sequence genomic region harbors:
- the LOC127753678 gene encoding uncharacterized protein LOC127753678, producing MGSAHSSHSSVSTAADMDEEDDDEPSAASAAAPAPPAPAPAPPASASKVLEQEPEELPCRAADSPLSPQPSAAGTPRLLAAGPTIKVWDPCHVLLPPPSPHQSQSARAGAGAEAAAALEVVVVSHGECAAAMRPDLVGGRWPAAALTARGERQARALAVFLRSRGARLAAAYASPLDRARATAALVCRELDFPEEQIQVSDALTEMSQGQWEGCPKSEVYTPEMVNLMDSTQPDFSAPAGESLRQVQFRMMEFLNQTVVRLPEKVAMGDSLSQQNEAKGLSRQSSTNSVQDGPPWDLLYRLNRHSLQRKKSGKSRLQFVTSGDNETEDDFSPKEINQRHILHEANLAPSVTSIAIFSHATPIRCLVAGVLDCNPMISQRICIEDSSITVLEHSLKTGWQIKRLNDTAHLRLL from the exons atgggctcCGCTCACTCCTCCCACTCCTCGGTGTCCACGGCCGCCGACAtggacgaggaggacgacgacgagccatcggccgcgtccgccgcggcgccggcccctccggcgcccgcgccggctCCCCCGGCGTCCGCGTCCAAGGTGCTCgagcaggagcctgaggagctcccctgccgcgccgccgactcGCCGCTCTCGCCACAGCCCTCCGCCGCGGGGACGCCGCGCCTGCTCGCCGCGGGCCCCACCATCAAGGTGTGGGACCCGTGCCacgtcctcctccccccgccgtcgccgcaccagTCCCAGTCGGCGCgggccggggccggggccgaggccgccgccgcgctggaggtggtggtggtcagcCACGGGGAGTGCGCCGCGGCGATGCGCCCCGACCTCGTCGGCGGGCGGTGGCCCGCCGCGGCGCTCacggcgcgcggggagaggcagGCCCGCGCGCTCGCCGTGTTCCTGCGATCCCGcggcgcgcgcctcgccgccgcgtacGCGTCCCCGCTTGACCGCGCCCGCGCCACGGCCGCACTGGTCTGTCGG GAACTTGATTTTCCAGAGGAGCAGATTCAAGTATCAGATGCTCTGACTGAGATGAGTCAAGGTCAGTGGGAAGGCTGCCCGAAATCAGAAGTATATACTCCAGAAATGGTCAACCTGATGGATAGCACTCAGCCAGATTTCTCAGCGCCTGCTGGTGAGTCTCTCAGGCAGGTACAGTTTCGGATGATGGAATTCCTTAATCAGACAGTCGTACGGTTACCAGAAAAGGTGGCAATGGGGGACTCACTATCACAACAAAATGAGGCGAAGGGTCTGTCTCGGCAAAGTTCCACCAATTCTGTCCAAGATGGTCCCCCTTGGGATTTGCTTTACAGGCTCAATCGGCATAGCCTCCAAAGGAAAAAATCTGGGAAAAGCCGGCTTCAGTTTGTCACTTCAGGCGACAATGAGACTGAGGATGACTTCTCaccaaaagaaataaatcaaagGCATATCCTTCATGAAGCAAATCTAGCACCCTCGGTCACCTCCATTGCAATTTTCAGTCACGCAACTCCCATCCGATGCCTCGTTGCTGGCGTGCTGGATTGCAATCCTATGATATCCCAGAGAATTTGCATTGAAGATTCCTCCATTACAGTTCTTGAGCATTCACTAAAAACAGGATGGCAAATAAAGAGGCTGAATGATACTGCTCATCTCAGACTTCTCTAA